One part of the Olleya sp. YS genome encodes these proteins:
- the trxB gene encoding thioredoxin-disulfide reductase has product MSDTIERVKCLIIGSGPAGYTAAIYAARANMKPVLYQGTQPGGQLTTTNEVENFPGYPDGVTGPEMMMQLQKQAERFETDVRNGWVTKVDFSGDTHKVWVNDEKEIHCDTVIISTGASAKYLGLDSEQKYLKLGGGVSACAVCDGFFYRNQEVVIVGAGDSACEEAHYLSKLCTKVTMLVRRDEFRASKIMTERVKNTENIEILYNTETDEVLGDGQVVTGVRVFNNQTNEKHEIPATGFFVAIGHKPNTDIFKGYLDLDETGYIINAKPGTSKTNIDGVFVSGDAADHVYRQAITAAGTGCMAALDAERYLAAKDANFEVSTSTYN; this is encoded by the coding sequence ATGTCTGATACAATAGAAAGAGTAAAATGCTTAATTATAGGGTCTGGTCCTGCAGGATATACTGCAGCAATTTATGCAGCTAGAGCCAATATGAAACCAGTTTTGTACCAAGGAACACAACCAGGTGGACAATTAACAACAACTAACGAAGTCGAAAATTTTCCAGGTTATCCAGATGGTGTTACTGGTCCAGAAATGATGATGCAGCTTCAAAAGCAAGCAGAGCGTTTTGAAACAGATGTTAGAAACGGTTGGGTTACTAAAGTAGATTTTTCTGGAGATACGCACAAAGTATGGGTTAACGATGAAAAAGAAATTCATTGCGATACTGTTATTATTTCTACAGGTGCTTCTGCTAAATACTTAGGTTTAGACTCAGAACAAAAATATCTAAAGTTAGGAGGTGGTGTTTCTGCATGTGCAGTTTGCGATGGTTTTTTCTATAGAAATCAAGAAGTAGTTATTGTTGGAGCAGGAGATAGTGCTTGTGAAGAAGCACATTACCTATCTAAATTATGCACCAAAGTAACTATGTTAGTAAGACGTGATGAGTTTAGAGCATCAAAAATTATGACAGAGCGTGTTAAAAATACTGAGAATATTGAAATACTATATAACACAGAAACCGATGAGGTATTAGGTGATGGACAAGTAGTTACTGGTGTAAGAGTATTTAATAATCAGACTAATGAGAAGCATGAGATACCAGCTACTGGATTTTTTGTTGCAATTGGACACAAACCAAATACCGATATTTTTAAAGGGTATTTAGACCTAGATGAAACAGGTTATATAATTAATGCAAAACCAGGTACTTCAAAAACTAACATAGACGGAGTTTTTGTTAGTGGAGACGCAGCAGACCACGTGTATAGACAAGCTATTACAGCTGCAGGAACAGGTTGTATGGCAGCTTTAGATGCCGAACGTTATTTAGCAGCAAAAGATGCTAATTTTGAAGTAAGTACGTCTACTTATAACTAA